One window from the genome of Anolis sagrei isolate rAnoSag1 chromosome 4, rAnoSag1.mat, whole genome shotgun sequence encodes:
- the ACOT13 gene encoding acyl-coenzyme A thioesterase 13 — translation MNRLTLQSLREVIKAVTETSGFDRVLNKMTVLSADSGKVVCEMEVAKEHTNRGETLHGGLTATLVDVVSTAALLHSERGAPGVSVDMNITYVSAAKIGDEILITAEILKQGKRLAFTTVDLTNKATGKLIAQGRHTKYLGS, via the exons ATGAATCGCCTCACGCTCCAGTCCCTTCGCGAAGTGATCAAGGCCGTCACGGAGACGTCGGGTTTTGATCGAGTGCTAAACAAG ATGACAGTTCTTTCTGctgactctggaaaagtagtctGTGAAATGGAGGTAGCAAAAGAGCACACAAACCGGGGAGAAACTCTGCATGGAGGGCTGACGGCAACACTTGTTGATGTAGTGTCAACAGCTGCTTTACTGCACAGTGAACGAGGAGCACCTGGAGTCAGTGTGGACATGAATATTAC CTATGTGTCCGCAGCTAAAATTGGAGATGAAATCCTGATCACTGCTGAGATCCTGAAGCAAGGAAAAAGGCTGGCTTTTACCACTGTGGATTTAACAAACAAAGCCACAGGAAAATTAATAGCCCAAGGAAGGCATACCAAATACCTAGGATCCTGA
- the C4H6orf62 gene encoding uncharacterized protein C6orf62 homolog: MGDPNSRKKQALNRLRAQLKKKKESLADQFDFKMYIAFVFKDKRKKSALFEVSEVIPVMTNNYEENILKGVRDSSYSLESSIELLQKDVVQLHAPRYQSMRRDVIGCTQEMDFILWPRNDIEKIVCLLFSRWKGSDDEPFRPVQARFEFHHGDYEKQFLHVLSRKDKTGIVINNPNQSVFLFIDRQHLQTPKNKATIFKLCSICLYLPQEQLTHWAVGTIEEHLRPYMPE, encoded by the exons ATGGGGGACCCAAACTCCCGGAAGAAACAAGCTCTGAACAGACTTCGTGCTcagcttaaaaagaaaaaagaatctcTAGCTGACCAGTTTGATTTCAAGATGTATATTGCCTTTGTATTCAAAGACAAG AGAAAAAAGTCAGCGCTCTTTGAAGTGTCTGAAGTGATACCAGTAATGACCAATAATTATGAAGAAAATATCCTGAAAGGTGTGCGGGATTCCAGCTATTCCTTGGAAAGTTCCATAGAGCTTCTACAAAAGGATGTAGTACAGCTGCATGCACCCCGTTATCAGTCTATGCGCAGG GATGTGATTGGCTGTACACAGGAAATGGACTTCATTCTTTGGCCTCGGAATGATATTGAGAAGATAGTCTGTCTTCTATTTTCTAGGTGGAAGGGATCGGATGATGAGCCCTTTAGGCCGGTTCAG GCCAGGTTTGAATTTCATCATGGTGACTATGAAAAACAGTTTCTGCATGTACTGAGCCGAAAGGACAAGACTGGAATTGTTATCAACAACCCTAACCAGTCAGTGTTTCTCTTCATTGACAGACAGCACTTGCAG ACTCCAAAAAACAAAGCTACAATCTTCAAGTTATGCAGCATCTGCTTGTATCTGCCACAGGAGCAGCTCACCCACTGGGCGGTTGGTACGATAGAGGAACACCTCCGCCCTTACATGCCAGAGTAG
- the GMNN gene encoding geminin isoform X2, whose translation MNSRVKQKLDAEEPITTKASRSNTDSTSQRQTLKMIQPSITGCLVGRSNEGKSSIKRKLWSDQMTSKASKPEAAVEKEHRNTGVIQASDLTTKGNPSSQYWKEVAEERRKALYEVLQENEKLHKEIELKDGEISRLKEENEELAELANHVQYMTNMIEQLTGQAPENLETSRNRDLEEIADEENDSTEEDVEDDTQGQCSQPSSSITESILDLPTTGINNM comes from the exons atgAATTCCAGGGTGAAACAGAAATTGGATGCCGAGGAACCCATTACTACAAAG GCTTCTAGAAGTAACACTGACAGCACATCACAAAGACAGACTCTGAAGATGATACAGCCATCTATTACGGGTTGCCTTGTTGGCCGATCAAATGAG GGCAAATCCTCAATCAAGAGGAAGCTTTGGAGTGATCAGATGACCTCAAAGGCATCCAAACCTGAAGCTGCTGTGGAAAAGGAACACAGAAACACAGGAGTTATCCAGGCTTCTGATCTCACAACAAAAG GTAATCCTTCATCTCAGTACTGGAAGGAAGTGGCCGAGGAGCGGAGAAAAGCTCTTTATGAAGTGTTGCAAGAAAATGAAAAG CTGCATAAAGAAATCGAGCTAAAAGATGGTGAAATTTCCCGGTTGAAAGAGGAGAATGAAGAGCTTGCAGAACTAGCAAACCACGTACAGTATATGACAAACATGATTGAG CAATTAACTGGACAGGCTCCAGAAAACCTAGAAACATCGAGAAATAGAGACTTGGAAGAAATTGCAGATGAAGAAAACGACTCTACAGAGGAAGATGTAGAAGATGACACTCAAGGGCAATGCTCACAGCCTTCCAGCAGCATTACGGAGAGTATTTTGGACCTACCCACAACTGGAATAAATAATATGTGA
- the GMNN gene encoding geminin isoform X1: MNSRVKQKLDAEEPITTKQASRSNTDSTSQRQTLKMIQPSITGCLVGRSNEGKSSIKRKLWSDQMTSKASKPEAAVEKEHRNTGVIQASDLTTKGNPSSQYWKEVAEERRKALYEVLQENEKLHKEIELKDGEISRLKEENEELAELANHVQYMTNMIEQLTGQAPENLETSRNRDLEEIADEENDSTEEDVEDDTQGQCSQPSSSITESILDLPTTGINNM; encoded by the exons atgAATTCCAGGGTGAAACAGAAATTGGATGCCGAGGAACCCATTACTACAAAG CAGGCTTCTAGAAGTAACACTGACAGCACATCACAAAGACAGACTCTGAAGATGATACAGCCATCTATTACGGGTTGCCTTGTTGGCCGATCAAATGAG GGCAAATCCTCAATCAAGAGGAAGCTTTGGAGTGATCAGATGACCTCAAAGGCATCCAAACCTGAAGCTGCTGTGGAAAAGGAACACAGAAACACAGGAGTTATCCAGGCTTCTGATCTCACAACAAAAG GTAATCCTTCATCTCAGTACTGGAAGGAAGTGGCCGAGGAGCGGAGAAAAGCTCTTTATGAAGTGTTGCAAGAAAATGAAAAG CTGCATAAAGAAATCGAGCTAAAAGATGGTGAAATTTCCCGGTTGAAAGAGGAGAATGAAGAGCTTGCAGAACTAGCAAACCACGTACAGTATATGACAAACATGATTGAG CAATTAACTGGACAGGCTCCAGAAAACCTAGAAACATCGAGAAATAGAGACTTGGAAGAAATTGCAGATGAAGAAAACGACTCTACAGAGGAAGATGTAGAAGATGACACTCAAGGGCAATGCTCACAGCCTTCCAGCAGCATTACGGAGAGTATTTTGGACCTACCCACAACTGGAATAAATAATATGTGA